TCGAGGTTCTCCGCGAAGTACTGCACCATGTCGTTGCGCTCGGGCTCGCCGTGCACGAGGACGTCGAGGCCGAGCTCCTCCTGCAGACGGATGACGCGTTCGATCTCGTCCCGCAACACCTGCTCGTAGGCGTCGGTTCCGAGCTCGCCCCGGTCGTGGGCGGCGCGGGCGCGGCGGATGTCACCGGTCTGGGGGAACGACCCGATGGTCGTCGTCGGCAACGGCGGAAGGCCGAGCGCCCTCCGCTGGGAGGCGACGCGATCGGCGACCGGCCCGCGCTCGAAGTCGGCGTCGGCGAGCGCCGCGGTGCGGGCCCGCACGCGATCGTCGTGCACGCCGGGCGCGGAGCGGCGGTCCGCGAGCGCCGCCGCCGCCGCCGCGATCTCGGGCTCGACGGCGTCGCGGCCTTCGCGCAGCCCGCGCGCGAGCACGGCGATCTGGCCGATCTTCTGGTCGGCGAACGCGAGCCACGTCTTCAGGCGCGGGTCGAGGTCGGGCTCGTCGTCGACGTCGTGCGGCACGTGCTGCAGCGAGTTCGACGTGCCCACGACGACCTCGGCGGCGCCGAGCCGGCGGACCTGGTCGAGACGCGCCCAGGCACGGTCGAGGTCACCGCGCCAGACGTTGCGCGCGTCGATCACGCCGGCGACGATCGTCTTGCCGGCGACGCCGTCGGCCGTGGAGGGGACTCCGCCGCGCACGAGGTCGAGGGCGATCGCCTCGACGGGGGCGGCGGCCAGCGCCTCCCATCCCTCCGCGCTCGGAGCCCCGTAGGGCGCGGCGACGAGGAGGGACGGGCGGTCCTCGGCCGCGCCAAGCACGGCATAGGCGCGGGCGGCGGCAGCGGCGACCTCGCCGGGGGCGACGTCGAGCGTCTCGCTCACGAGAGCCGGCTCGTCGAGCTGCACCCATTCGGCGCCGGCCGCGCGCAGGGCCGCGAGGATCTCCCGGTAGACCGGGATCAGGTCGTCGAGACGGTCGAGCGGACGGAAGCCCTCCGGGGCGTCGTCGTCGGGCTTCGCGAGCGCGAGCAGCGTGACGGGGCCGACCACGACGGGGCGCGTGACGAGCCCGTCGGCCGCGGCCTCCGCGACGAGGCCGGCATAGCGCGCCGGCTGCGCCGAGAAGACGGTTCCGGGGCCGATCTCCGGCACGAGGTAGTGGTAGTTGGTGTCGAACCACTTCGTCATCTCGAGCGGCGGCTGCTCCCCGTCGCCGCGGGCGGCCGCGAACTCGGCGGCGAGCCCGATCGTGCCGTCGGTCTCGCGCAGACCCGCGAACCGCTCCGGGAGGGCGCCGACCGCGAGGGCCGCATCGAGCACCTGGTCGTAGTACGAGAACGTCTCGGGCACGGCCGAGTCCTCGTCCAGCCCGAGCGAGACGAGCCGCGCGCGCGTCTCGCGGCGCAGGGCCGCCGCCCGATCGCGCAGCTCCTGTTCGTCGATCGTGCCGGCCCAGTGCGTCTCCACGGCGCGCTTGAGCTCGCGGCGGCGCCCGATGCGCGGGTATCCGAGGATCGTTCCATGGGGGAAGGCGGTCATCGCGTGGTCTCCTTCGTCGATCCGGCGAACGCCGGATGGGGGTCGGTCCGGGGTGCGTCCGCGGCGGCGCCCTCGCGCAGCGGGACGCCCGCCTCGCGCAGCGGGACGCCCGCCTCGCGGAGGACGGCGAGAACCGTCTCGTGCTCGTTGAACGCATACAGGTGGATGCCCGGAGCCCCGCCGGCGAGGACGTCCCGCGCGAGGCGCGCGGCGTAGGCGACGCCGACCTCGCGCCGGCCCTCCGGCGTCGGCTCGACCTCGAGCGAGACGGACAGCTCGGCGGGCAGCGGCTCGCCCGTCAGCTCGAGCATCCGGCGCAGCTTGGCGGGCGACGTGACGGGCATGACGCCGGGCAGGATCGGGATGGTCACGCCGGCGGCGCGGGCGCGCTCGACGAACCTCAGGTAGTCGTCGGCGTGGAAGAACAGCTGGGTGATCGCCGCATCGGCCCCCGCGGCCTGCTTGGCGAGCAGGGCGTCCAGATGCTCCCTCGGATGGCGCGAGCGCGGGTGGCCGTTGGGGAACGCGGCGACGGTGGTGCGCGCCCGCGGGCGAGGGTCGACGCGCACGGCGTCGGGCTGGCCGGGGATCGCGGTCTCGCCGTACGGCGCGCGCTCCGCCTGCACCCGGTGGATGAGCTGCACGAGCTCCGCCGAGGTGCGCAGGTCTCCGAGGAACGCGTCGTCCTCGTCCTTGCCCGCCGGCGGGTCGCCGCGCACGGCGAGGAAGCGCTCGATCCCGGCGTCCAGGAACTCGCGGATGAGGGCGCTGGCCGTGACGTAGTCGTTGCCGACGCATGTGAGGTGGGCGAGAGGATCGACGTCGGTGTTCTCGCGGATCCAGCGCAGCACGCGCAGCGACTCGCCGCCCGTGGAGCCGCCGGCGCCGTACGTGACGGAGAGGAAGTCCGGGCCCGCCGCCGCGAGCCGGCGGATGGTCCCCTCCAGCGCCGCCGTGCGCGCAGGGGTGCGCGGCGGGTACAGCTCGAAGGAGAACGGCGTCATCCGTGTCCTCCCCTGCTCCTCCGCCGCCATGGCGACGCGCTGCCGTCGGCGTTCCCGACACACCTCACGCGACGCTAGCGGCGCCGCGACGCGGGGCGGGAACTCTATGACGCCGCATGTCATATGCGCTCACATGGATCGCCGTCCGGGCCCGTCGTTCCGCGGATCCGCGGGGGCGGCGAGGTCGTCTTCACGTGTCGAAGCCAGGGTGACCTAGCGTGGGAGCATGACGCAGACGCTCCCGTACGGATCCTGGCCGTCGCCGATCGCCGCGGCCGACATCGCGCGCAGCTCGCCCCGGCTCGGCGACGCCCGGTTCGTGGGAGACGACATCTGGTGGGCCGAGGGCGTCGCCGCCGAGCGCGGACGCACCGCGGTGCTGCGCGCGAGCGACGGAGAGAGCGTCCTCCCCTCTCCGTGGAGCGCCCGTTCCCGCGTCCACGAGTACGGGGGCGGGGCCTGGACCGCGACCGACGACGGGGTCCTGCTGTTCGTCGAGCAGTCGGACCAGCGCGTGTACGCGCTCGCCCCCGGCGGCGAGCCCCGTGCGCTCACCCCCGCATCCGGCGGCATGGGCTTCGGCGACCTCGTCCTCGCGGACGGCCGGCTCTGGGCCGTCCGCGAGACGCACGACGGGTCGCCCGTCCCGCCGCGCGACATCGTCGTCGTGCCCCTCGACGGCAGCGCGCAGGACGACGCGTCCGCCGTCCTCAGCGTCGTCGCCGGAAGCGACTTCGTCGCGTACCCCGCGCCGCGCGGCGACCGCCTCGCCTGGATCGCCTGGGACCATCCCGACATGCCCTGGGACGCGACGGAGCTCCGCGTGGGGCGCATCGACGCATCCGGCCGGGTGGCGGAATGGAGCGTCGTCGCCGGAGGCCGGGGCGCCGCCGGAGGGGCGGACGTCTCCGCCCTGCAGCCCGAGTGGACGGGCGACGGCGAGCTGCTGTTCGTGTCCGACCCGCCCATCGGCGAGGCCGCCGGGGCGCCCTCGCGCTGGAACCTGAGCCGGGCGACGCGGGGAGCGCGTGGGGAGACGTCGATCGCCCCCGTCCACGTCGCCGACGCCGACACGGGCGGCGCGCTGTGGAACCTCGGGACCCGATGGTACGCACCGCTCGAGGACGGCCGCATCGTCGCGGTGGAGACCGACGGACGGTCCCGGCTCGTGCTCCTCGACCCGGCCAGCGGCGCGGTCGCCGAGCTCGAGACGCCTCTCGGGGAGATCCTCGTGGCGGACGTCAGGGGGTCGCGAGTCCTCCTGGTCGGCGCCGGTCCGCGCACGCCCGGGGGCATCTGGCTGCTCGACGTCGACGCGCGCACGGTCGAGCCCGTGCGCGGAGGAGTGACCGACCTCGATCCCCGATGGCTGCCGGAGGCCAGGGCGATGTCGTTCACCGGTCCGCGAGGCGACGTGCACACCTTCGCGTACCCGCCGACGAGCCCGGAGGCGCGGGGGCCGGCGGACGAGCTCCCTCCCTACCTCGTGCTCGTGCACGGCGGCCCGACGGCGCACGTGTCGGGATCCCTCTCCCTGGCCGTGACGTACTTCACGAGCCGCGGCATCGGCGTCCTCGACGTCAACTACGGCGGCTCCACGGGGTACGGCCGTGCCTACCGGGAGCGGTTGAAGGGCGGATGGGGCGTCGTCGACGTCGCGGACGCCGCGGCCGCCGCGGCCGGCATCGCGGAGGCGGGGCTCGCCGACCGCCGGCGTCTGGCGATCCGCGGCGGGTCGGCGGGCGGGTGGACGGTGCTGTGCGCCGTCGCCGGCACCGACGCGTTCGCCGCGGGGATCAGCCGCTACGGCGTGGCCGACCTGCGGATGCTCGTCGCGGAGACCCACGACTTCGAGGCCCGGTACCTCGACGGGCTCGTGGGGCCGCTCCCGGAGGCGGAGGAGCTCTACGTGAGCCGTTCGCCGCTCTCCCGGCCCGAGACGCTCCGCACGCCCCTCCTCATCCTCCAGGGAGCGGAGGACCCGGTGGTGCCGCCGTCGCAGTCGGAGGCGCTGCGCGACGCGCTCGCCGCCAACGGCGTCCCGCACGCGTACATCCTCTTCGACGGCGAGTCGCACGGCTTCCGCGGCAGGGAGGCGATCGTCCGGTCCCTCGAGGCCGAGGTCGCGTTCCTCGGAGCCGTGCTCGGCTTCGACGCACCGGGGGTGCCGGAGCTCGCCCTCGACGGGATGTCGGCGCGCGGCGGTACCTTCTGAGGCGATGGAACTGACAGGACTCGTGCTCGCCGCCATCGGCGCCGCCGACCTCGTGCGCCGTGGCGTGCGCGGCCGTCGGAGCCGCGCCCTGGGCGTGGCCGCCGTCCTCCTGCTCTGCGCGCTGGCGGGCGCCGCGCTCGGCGCCGGATCGTGGTCGTCCCTCCTGTTCGCGACGGTCCCCGTGGCGGCGGCCGCCGGATGGATCGTCACGATGCGCGCCGACGGATCGCGGCTCGGGTTCCTGCCCCTGGCTGGCGCGGCGGCGATCGCCGTGGCGGCGATGCTGCTGCGGCCGGCGCGCCCCGACCTCGTCATCCCGTGGGGCGGCGACGGGGAGCTGCCGGTGTCGCTCGCGCTGCTCGCCGTGGGCGGCGGGCTCTTCCTGCTCGACTCCGCCAACCGCGTCGTGCGCACCGCCCTGCGCTTCGAGGACGTGCCCTCCGACGAGGAGACGCCGACACCGCGACGACGGCTGTTCTCCGGCCTCGTCGCGCGCGATGGCCCGGCGCCCCCTCCCGACGGGCAGGCGGTGCACACCTTGCGAGGAGGACGCCTGATCGGGCCGCTCGAGCGCGTCGTGCTCGCGGGGCTGCTGCTCGCACAGGCCTACCCGGTCGTCGCCGCTCTCATCGCCGCCAAGGGCATCGTCCGATTCCCCGAGATCTCGCGCGACCGCGACCGGGGCACGCAGGCGGAGTACTTCCTCGTCGGGAGCATGGTGAGCTGGGCACTCGCCCTCGCCGTCACGGCTCTCGTGTGGTTCGGCGCGGCCTCCGTCTGACCTCTGACGAAGGCGACGCCGTTCACGCGGCGTCGGCCGCGAACGCCCCGAGCTCCGCGGCGAGACGCTGCGAGACGCGCACGTGCACCCGCGTCCCGCCCGACTCGTGCTCCTGCGAGAGGAAGACGCCCGTCTCGTGGATCGCGGAGATGAGATCGCCGCGGCTGTAGGGCACGAGCGCGTGCACCTCGACGGCGGGCACCGGCAGCGCGTCCTCGACGACGCCGCGGAGCTCGGCGATGCCCTCCCCCGTGCGCGAGGAGACGAAGACGGCATCCGGTTCGAGCCCTCGCAGCACGAGGCGGGTGTCGTCGTCGATCAGATCCGCCTTGTTGAAGACGACGATCTCGCGGATGTCTCGCGCGCCGACGTCCGCCATGACATCGCGGACCGTGGCGATCTGGCCGGCGGGATCGGGGTGATTCCCGTCGACGACGTGGACGAGCACGTCGGCGCCGGCGACCTCCTCGAGGGTCGAGCGGAACGCCTCGACCAGCTGATGCGGCAGGTTCCGCACGAAGCCCACGGTGTCGGCGAGCGTGAACACGCGGCCGTCCGCCGTCTCAGTGCGGCGGACCGTCGCGTCGAGCGTCGCGAACAGCGCGTTCTCCACGAGCACGCCCGCGCTCGTGAGCCGGTTCAGCAGCGACGACTTCCCGGCGTTCGTGTAGCCGGCGATCGCGACGGAGGGGATGGTGTTCCGCTTGCGCTCCGACCGCTTCGCATCGCGCGCGGGACCGAAGCCCCTGATCTGCTTGCGGAGCTGGGCCATCCGCGTGCGGATGCGGCGACGGTCGAGCTCGATCTTCGTCTCGCCCGGACCGCGCGAGCCCATGCCGGCTCCGCCCGCGCCCACCTGTCCGCCGGCCTGGCGGCTCATCGACTCGCCCCAGCCGCGCAGTCGCGGCAGGAGGTACTCGAGCTGGGCGAGCTCGACCTGCGCCTTGCCCTCCCGCGTCTTGGCGTGCTGGGCGAAGATGTCGAGGATGACGGCCGTGCGGTCGATGACCTTGACCTTGATGACGTCCTCGAGCGCGCGCCGCTGGCTCGGCGCGAGCTCGGTGTCGGCGATCACGGTGTCGGCGCCGACGGACGTGACGATGTCCTTCAGCTCCTCGGCCTTGCCCCGGCCGATGTACGTCGCGGGGTCCGGATGGGGACGACGCTGCAGCACGCCGTCGAGCACGGTGGAGCCTGCCGTCTCGGCCAGCGCCGAGAGCTCGCGCAGCGAGTTCTCGGCGTCCACGAGCGCGCCCTGCGGGTACACGCCGACGAGGACGACGTTCTCGAGTCGCAGCTGGCGGTACTCGACCTCGGTGACGTCCTCGAGCTCGGTCGAGAGCCCCGTGACACGCCGCAGCGCGTGACGCGCTTCGAGGTCCCACTGGTCTCCGTCGCTGGTCGACCCGGCCGCCGTCCCGGCATCCTGCAGCGCCTGAGCGGCCCCGAAGATGCGGACGCCCGAACGCGAGTCGGCGTGCGAGAGCACGCGGTCGACCGGATCCGTCGTCGGATCGGCCTGTGCGTCGGGATGGATGGTGTCGGTCAAAGGGTGCCCTTCTTCGTTCGCTGGGAGCCGACGTCCGTCGGCCCGCCGTGGTGCACGCGGTCGCTGAGCCTTCCAGACTAGCTTCGCGCGCGATCGGGGGTAAGGAGGCGAGGTCTCGATACGGCTTCACATGGCCGGGACTCCTCCGGTAATCTCGGTCACCATGGCGGATCACTACTTCAGCGAGCATCCCTCCGCCCCTGAGGAGCTCCGCCGGATCCGGGTGTCGCTGGCCGACCGAGACCTCGACGTGCTGACGGCGCGCGGGGTGTTCAGCCCCGATCACGTCGACGTCGGCACCGAGGTGCTGCTCGGCAATGCTCCGGATCCTCCTCCCGGGGGCGAGTTCCTCGACCTGGGCTGCGGCTGGGGGCCCGTCTCGCTCAGCCTCGCCCTGCGCGCTCCGCGTGCGCGGATCTGGGCGGTCGACGTGAACGAACGCGCCCTCGACCTCGTGCGCCGCAACGCGGCCGAGCTCGGCCTCGACAACGTCAACGCCGCACGGCCCGAGGATGTTCCCGACGACATCGCGTTCCGCACGATCTGGTCGAATCCGCCCATCCGCGTCGGCAAGGCCGTGCTGCACGAGATCCTGGAGACCTGGCTGCCCCGCCTGTGCCCGCGCAGCGACGCCTATCTCGTCGTGCAGCGCAACCTCGGCTCGGACTCGCTGCAGCGCTGGCTGGCGGCGACGCTGGACGCGGGTTTCAGCGTCCAGCGCCATGCCACGTCCAAGGGCTTCCGGGTGCTCCAGGTGCGCCGTCACGGCGCACCGCCGTCCGGCCCCGTCGACGTCGTCTAGGACTCCCCGCTCTCGAGCGCCGCACGCGCCGCGGAGACGACCGCCTCGCGGATGTCCGAGAGCAGGGGCGAGCGCAGGTTCCACTGCTGCCAGTACAGGGGCACCCGCATCCGCGGCTCCCCCAGCGGGACGAGCAGCCCCGCCTCGATGGACGGCTGTGACTGCTGCGGCGGCAGCATCCCCCAGCCGAGGCCCAGTCTGACCGCCGCGGCGTAGTCCTCCGAGGCCGGCACGTAGTGGCGCGGCGGCTGCCGCGGCTCGACGCCGCGCTCCCGCAGCCAGGCCGACTGGATGTCGTCCGCGCGGTCGAAGTCGATGAGCGGGCCGCGTGCGAGCGCGCTCCGGGTGATGCCCTCCGGCATCCAGCGCGCGACGTACCCCGGCGTCGCGACGGCGTCGTAGATCACGAGGCCGAGAGGCGTGACGGTGCAGCCGGCGATCGGCTCCCGCTGCGACGTGACGGCCGCCATCACGGCGCCGGCCTCGAGCAGGTCCGCGGTGCGGTCCTCGTCCTCCCGCCGCAGCTCGAACGCGACGTCGTGACTCCGCGTCACGGGCTCGAGCCCCGGCAGCAGCCAGGTCGCGAGGGAGTCCGCGTTGACCGCGATGGGCACGTTCATCCGGCCGGGGCCCTCGAGGCCCAGCGCGACGCCGGCGTCGTGCCCCAGCAGCGCGTACTGACGCGACAGCCGCACGACGACCGACCCCGCCTCCGTGGGCCGGGCCGGCTTCGAGCGGACGACGAGCACCCGGCCCAGCTGCGCCTCGAGCGCGCGCAGCCGCTGGCTCACGGCCGACGGCGTGATCCGCAGCGCACGAGCTGCGCCCTCCAGGCTCCCCTCGTCGACGATCGCGGCGACGGTCTCGGCGAGCTCCGGGGAGATCCACATAAGCAGATCTTAACCAGCCTGAGAATACTTAGATCTGCTTTTCATCTCGGCGCCCATCGGCGTAGCGTCTCCAGACGTGATCAGCGCTCTCCTCGCCGGGCTCGGCCTCTCCCTGTCCCTCATCATCGCCCCCGGCGCGCAGAACGTCTTCCTCCTCAAGATGGGCATCCGGCGTGAGCACGTGATCGCCCTGGCGATCACGTGCTTCGTGAGCGACATCCTGCTGATCGCCGCGGGCGTCGCCGGCTTCGGCGTCGTCGTGGAGAACCTGCCCTGGCTGTTCCGGCTCGTGAAGTGGGCGGGCGTGGTGTTCCTCCTCGGCTACGCGCTGACCGCGGCGTGGCGGGCCGTGCGTCCCCGCGCCGAGGCGATCGAGGTCTCGGCGCACGCCGCCCCCGACGACTCCGCGACCGGCGGCGGCAGCGGCGGCGGCACCGCGACCGCGACCGCGACCATCGTCCGTGCGCAGACGACGACGTCGACGCTGATTCCCGCATTGCTGTCGTGCCTGGCCATCACGTGGCTCAATCCGCACACCTACCTCGACACCGTGCTGCTCCTCGGGTCGGTCTCCACGGGCTACGGGGACGCCCGGTGGCTCTTCGGGGCGGGGGCCGTCCTCGGCAGCGCGATCTGGTTCGCGTTCCTCACGGCGCTGGCCCGGGTGGCCGCGAAGTGGCTGCGCTCGCCCGTGTCGTGGCGGATCCTCGACGGCGCCATCGCGGTCGTCATGCTGGGGCTCGCCACGGGGCTCGCCGCCGCCTGATCAGGCGAGCGCGACCGCTCCCGAGAACACGAGGGTCGCGGGGCCCGAGAGCGCGACGTGCTCGCCCTCCTCTGTCGGGAACATCCGCACGCCGAGCGTGCCGCCCGGGACCTCCACCCGCCAGAAGTCGGGAGCTCCGGCACCCGCCCAGTCGCGCACGGCGAGCGCCGCCGCCGCCGTCCCCGTGCCGCACGAGAGGGTCTCGCCCACGCCGCGCTCGAACACGCGCATCCGGATGCGCCCGATGCCGTCCTTCACGCCCTGCGGGACGACGAACTCCACGTTGGCGCCGTGCGGCGGCAGGGGGTCGACGATCGGCTGCACCGTGAGATCGAGCGTCTCGAGCTCCTCCTCGGAGGCGAGCGCCACGACGACGTGCGGGTTTCCCACGTCGATGCCGAGCCCGGGGCGAGCGACGCCCAGTCCCTTCGCGCGCACGAGCGGATCCCCCGCATCCGCGCGCCAGCGGCCGAGATCGACCTGGAAGCCCGTCTCGCTGCGGGTGACGTCCTTCACGCCGGCGCGCGTGCCGATCGGAAGGGCGGATCCCGCGGGGAGCTCGGAGAGGCCGGTGTCGAGGAGATAGCGGGCGAACACGCGGGTGCCGTTGCCGCACATCTCGGCCTTCGAGCCGTCGGCGTTGCGGTAGTCCATGAACCACTCCGCGCCGGGCTCCTCGGCGAGGGCCGCGGCTCCCTCCGGGAGGCGCGCGGAACGCACGACGCGCAGCAGGCCGTCGCCGCCGATCCCGAACCGTCGGTCGCACAGGGCCGCGACCTGGTCGTCGGTGAGATCGAGCTCACCGTCGGGGTCGGCGACGATCACGAAGTCGTTGCCGGTGCCGTGCCCCTTGGTGAACTGGATCTCCGTCATCGCCTCAGTCTATTCGGCCTCTTCCGGGCGGAGAGCGGCGCAGGCGGTCAGCGCGCGACGAGCGCGGCCGCGTCGGCGGAGCCGGCCTCGAGCCACCGCACGTCGTCGTAGCGGGTGAACCAGCTCACCTGGCGTCGCGCGTAGCGGCGCGTGAGCGCCTGGGTCTCCGCGATCGCCTGCGCCTGCGTGAGCGCGCCCTCCAGCTGCGAGAGCGCCTGGGCGTACCCGATGGCGCGCCGCGCCGTCGTTCCCCGCTCCAGCCCCTCCGCGCGCAGCCGTTCGGTCTCGTCGAGCATCCCCTCCGCCCACATCCGCTCGACGCGTCCGTCCAGTCGCCGGACGAGCGATGCGCGGTCCAGGGCGAGCCCGATGACGGTCGCCCTCCGCCAGAGCACGGGCCTCTCCGGCAGAGCGGCGCCGTGCGTCCGCTCGCCCTGCGCGATCACCTCGAGCGCGCGGACGACGCGCCGGGCGTTCCGCGGATCGATGCGCTCCGCCGTCGCCGGGTCTTCGCGCTGCAGCCGCGCGAAGAGCGCGCCGGCTCCGTGCGCCGCGAGCTCGGCCTCCAGCTCGGCCCGCAACGCCTCGTCCCGCGGCGGGAACCGGAAGTCGAAGAGCACGCTCGAGACGTAGAGCCCCGATCCCCCGACGAGGATCGCGTCGCGGCCTCGGCCGAGGATGTCGTCGACGACACGGCGCGCCTCCGTCTGATACCGGGCGACCGCCGCGTCCTGCGTGACGTCGAGGACGTCGAGGAGGTGATGCGCGATCCCGCGTCGCTCGTCCGGCGGGACCTTGGCGGTGCCGACGTCCATGCCGCGGTACAGCTGCATGGCGTCCGCGTTGACGATCTCCGCGCCGCCGCCGTGTGCGGCGAGCTCCTCCGCGAGGTCGAGCGACAGATCGCTCTTGCCCGTGCCGGTCGCCCCGACGACGGCCCAGAGCCGCGGTCCGACGTCTCGGGTCACACGCCCACGCGGATCGCGGGCAGGCCGAGGCGGACGGGGCCGGTCCCGCCGGAGCCGGCGGCGGGGGCCGCGCACGACTCCGCCTGCGAACGATCCCACGCGTCTCCCGCACGTGTGCGGCGGATGCGCAGAGGCGCTCCGTCGCGGCTGTCCGCGAGCAGATGCGACGGCGCGGCATGCGTGATCTCGACCGTCACGACGTCGCCCGGACGGGGGTGCTCCGACCCCGGCGGCAGCTCGAAGTGCACGAGCCGGTTGTCCTCGGCGCGGCCCGTCAGCCGGTGCGTCTCGGCGTCCTTCCTGCCCTCGCCCGTCGAGACGAGCACCTCGACGGAACGCCCGAGCTGCCTCTCGTTCTCCTCCAGCGAGATGCGCGCCTGGAGAGCGAGGAGACGGTCGTACCGCTCCTGCACGACCTCCTTCGGCACCTGTCCGGGCATGGTCGCGGCAGGGGTCCCCTCGCGGATCGAGTACTGGAACGTGAACGCGTTCGCGAAGCGCGCCTGCTCGACGACCCGCATCGTGTCCTCGAAGTCGTCCTCGGTCTCACCGGGGAACCCGACGATGATGTCGGTGGAGATCGCGGCGTGCGGCATCTTCTCGCGGACGCGGTCGAGGATCCCCAGGAACCTCGCGCTGCGATAGGAGCGGCGCATCGCCTTGAGGATGCGGTCGCTGCCCGACTGCAGCGGCATGTGGAGCTGCGGCATGACGGCGGGGGTCTCGGCCATCGCGTCGATGACGTCGTCGGTGAACGCCGCCGGGTGCGGGCTCGTGAATCGGATGCGTTCGAGGCCGTCGATCCGTCCCGCCGCGCGCAGCAGCTTCCCGAACGCCTCGCGATCGCCGAACTCCACGCCGTACGTGTTGACGTTCTGGCCGAGGAGCGTGACCTCGACGGCGCCGTCCTCGACGAGCAGGCCGATCTCGCTCAGGATGTCGCCGGGGCGGCGGTCCTTCTCCTTGCCGCGCAGGCTCGGGACGATGCAGAACGTGCACGTGTTGTTGCAGCCGACCGAGATCGACACCCAGCCGGACGAGGAGGAGTCGCGCTTGGTCGGGAGCGTGGAGGGGAAGACCTCGAGCGATTCGAGGATCTCGAGCTCGGCCTCGCCGTTGTGCCGTGAGCGCTCGAGCAGCTGCGGCAGCGAACCCATGTTGTGCGTGCCGAACACGACGTCGACCCACGGCGCCTTGTCGAGGACGGCGTCTTTGTCCATCTGCGCGAGGCAGCCGCCCACGGCGATCTGCATGCCCTCGTGCTCGTCCTTGCGCGACTTGAGGTGGCCGAGCGTGCCGTACAGCTTGCCCGACGCGTTCTCGCGCACCGCGCACGTGTTGATGACGACGAGATCGGCCTCCTCGCCGGAGGACGCCTTCACGTATCCCGCGCTCTCGAGCGATCCCGCCAGCCGCTCGGAGTCGTGCACGTTCATCTGGCAGCCGAAGGTGCGCACCTCGTACGAGCGCGGACGCCCCGCGGCGTCGAGAGCGGCCGGCGACGGCGCGATGAGGGTCGGGGCGCTGGATGGCGTAGTCATGACCAGGTCATTCTACGTTCCCGCCGACGCTCGCCCGCCGAGGACTCTCAGCGGAATCGCACACCGCTCGGACCGCGCCTGGCCTCGTCGAGCGCCTGCCGAGCCGACGACATCGCGAGGGACCCGCCGAAGCCGCGGCGGCCCAGCTGCCCGACGAGACGGCGGAGCGCCGTGGCCTCGTCGTAGCGGACGAGGCTCTGCGCCTTGCCGCGCGCGAACTCCAGGGCGCGCTCCGCATCGTCGTCCGGCAGGCCTGCGAGAGCGGCGTCGACGACGTCGCGGGGGATCCCCCGCGACGCCATCGTCTGCGCGATCGCGCGACGCCCCTGGCTCTTGCGACTCGTGCCGACGTGGACGAGCTGCTCCGCGAGGGCGTCGTCGTCGAGGGCGCCGACCCGCACGATCCGCGCG
This window of the Microbacterium sp. AB genome carries:
- the metE gene encoding 5-methyltetrahydropteroyltriglutamate--homocysteine S-methyltransferase; the protein is MTAFPHGTILGYPRIGRRRELKRAVETHWAGTIDEQELRDRAAALRRETRARLVSLGLDEDSAVPETFSYYDQVLDAALAVGALPERFAGLRETDGTIGLAAEFAAARGDGEQPPLEMTKWFDTNYHYLVPEIGPGTVFSAQPARYAGLVAEAAADGLVTRPVVVGPVTLLALAKPDDDAPEGFRPLDRLDDLIPVYREILAALRAAGAEWVQLDEPALVSETLDVAPGEVAAAAARAYAVLGAAEDRPSLLVAAPYGAPSAEGWEALAAAPVEAIALDLVRGGVPSTADGVAGKTIVAGVIDARNVWRGDLDRAWARLDQVRRLGAAEVVVGTSNSLQHVPHDVDDEPDLDPRLKTWLAFADQKIGQIAVLARGLREGRDAVEPEIAAAAAALADRRSAPGVHDDRVRARTAALADADFERGPVADRVASQRRALGLPPLPTTTIGSFPQTGDIRRARAAHDRGELGTDAYEQVLRDEIERVIRLQEELGLDVLVHGEPERNDMVQYFAENLDGFAVTRNGWVQSYGSRATRPSILWGDVSRPAPITVRWTTYAQSLTPKPVKGMLTGPVTILAWSFVRDDQPLGDTARQVALALRDEIGDLEDAGVGIIQVDEPALRELLPLRADERDAYLEWSVGAFRLATADAAAATQVHTHLCYSEFGTVLEAISALDADVTSIEAARSRDELFDALSGYERGIGPGVWDIHSPRVPSAEEIAGRIDRAVSVVDVDRVWINPDCGLKTRRYEETVASLANLVAAAGEARETLLARV
- a CDS encoding methylenetetrahydrofolate reductase; this encodes MTPFSFELYPPRTPARTAALEGTIRRLAAAGPDFLSVTYGAGGSTGGESLRVLRWIRENTDVDPLAHLTCVGNDYVTASALIREFLDAGIERFLAVRGDPPAGKDEDDAFLGDLRTSAELVQLIHRVQAERAPYGETAIPGQPDAVRVDPRPRARTTVAAFPNGHPRSRHPREHLDALLAKQAAGADAAITQLFFHADDYLRFVERARAAGVTIPILPGVMPVTSPAKLRRMLELTGEPLPAELSVSLEVEPTPEGRREVGVAYAARLARDVLAGGAPGIHLYAFNEHETVLAVLREAGVPLREAGVPLREGAAADAPRTDPHPAFAGSTKETTR
- a CDS encoding S9 family peptidase is translated as MTQTLPYGSWPSPIAAADIARSSPRLGDARFVGDDIWWAEGVAAERGRTAVLRASDGESVLPSPWSARSRVHEYGGGAWTATDDGVLLFVEQSDQRVYALAPGGEPRALTPASGGMGFGDLVLADGRLWAVRETHDGSPVPPRDIVVVPLDGSAQDDASAVLSVVAGSDFVAYPAPRGDRLAWIAWDHPDMPWDATELRVGRIDASGRVAEWSVVAGGRGAAGGADVSALQPEWTGDGELLFVSDPPIGEAAGAPSRWNLSRATRGARGETSIAPVHVADADTGGALWNLGTRWYAPLEDGRIVAVETDGRSRLVLLDPASGAVAELETPLGEILVADVRGSRVLLVGAGPRTPGGIWLLDVDARTVEPVRGGVTDLDPRWLPEARAMSFTGPRGDVHTFAYPPTSPEARGPADELPPYLVLVHGGPTAHVSGSLSLAVTYFTSRGIGVLDVNYGGSTGYGRAYRERLKGGWGVVDVADAAAAAAGIAEAGLADRRRLAIRGGSAGGWTVLCAVAGTDAFAAGISRYGVADLRMLVAETHDFEARYLDGLVGPLPEAEELYVSRSPLSRPETLRTPLLILQGAEDPVVPPSQSEALRDALAANGVPHAYILFDGESHGFRGREAIVRSLEAEVAFLGAVLGFDAPGVPELALDGMSARGGTF
- the hflX gene encoding GTPase HflX gives rise to the protein MTDTIHPDAQADPTTDPVDRVLSHADSRSGVRIFGAAQALQDAGTAAGSTSDGDQWDLEARHALRRVTGLSTELEDVTEVEYRQLRLENVVLVGVYPQGALVDAENSLRELSALAETAGSTVLDGVLQRRPHPDPATYIGRGKAEELKDIVTSVGADTVIADTELAPSQRRALEDVIKVKVIDRTAVILDIFAQHAKTREGKAQVELAQLEYLLPRLRGWGESMSRQAGGQVGAGGAGMGSRGPGETKIELDRRRIRTRMAQLRKQIRGFGPARDAKRSERKRNTIPSVAIAGYTNAGKSSLLNRLTSAGVLVENALFATLDATVRRTETADGRVFTLADTVGFVRNLPHQLVEAFRSTLEEVAGADVLVHVVDGNHPDPAGQIATVRDVMADVGARDIREIVVFNKADLIDDDTRLVLRGLEPDAVFVSSRTGEGIAELRGVVEDALPVPAVEVHALVPYSRGDLISAIHETGVFLSQEHESGGTRVHVRVSQRLAAELGAFAADAA
- a CDS encoding class I SAM-dependent methyltransferase, with amino-acid sequence MADHYFSEHPSAPEELRRIRVSLADRDLDVLTARGVFSPDHVDVGTEVLLGNAPDPPPGGEFLDLGCGWGPVSLSLALRAPRARIWAVDVNERALDLVRRNAAELGLDNVNAARPEDVPDDIAFRTIWSNPPIRVGKAVLHEILETWLPRLCPRSDAYLVVQRNLGSDSLQRWLAATLDAGFSVQRHATSKGFRVLQVRRHGAPPSGPVDVV